A section of the Kluyveromyces lactis strain NRRL Y-1140 chromosome F complete sequence genome encodes:
- the TPD3 gene encoding protein phosphatase 2A structural subunit TPD3 (highly similar to uniprot|P31383 Saccharomyces cerevisiae YAL016W TPD3 protein phosphatase 2A regulatory subunit A), with protein sequence MGDNSDSKVNLYPLALLMDELKHDDISNRVEAMKKLDTIALALGVQRTRDELIPFLTEVAQDDEDEVFAVLAEQLGNFVPFVGGRKYATLLLPALEILASTEETLVREKAVDSLNMVAEQLTEEQLLHDFVPLIENLATNEWFSSKVSACGLFKAVFVRIQDDKFRKDLLSLFLQLIQDDTPMVRRAAGRNLPTLVDQLTEHPELSTDDEWDYISSMFQRLVNDSQDSVKFLAVDVLISILKFFNKKKDFTHTKDLLQSSIQLIGDEAWRVRYMAADRFEELASQFVSNPQYVSELLEPFLALCQDNESDVRKAIAKQIPGYAKLLNDPSVILNRIIPAAQNLSIDETECVRASLALEITNLAPLLPKQDSMDSLVPILLHMLKDEFPDVRLNIIAKLKIVNESVGIEFLSENLLPAITELAKDPNWRVRLAIIEYIPLLAEQLGMEFFDSKLSDLCLSWLWDGVYSIRSAAITNLSKLTEIFGSDWAQEEIISRLLKSDTQLLENFNYRITLLFALTGLVPVVSTDVVVEKILPFVNHLSTDNVPNIRFNVAKFYAVIVEALTKNTNKNHIELINNTIIPTLEKLCQDPDVDVRFFSAQSLEKCKSFLS encoded by the coding sequence ATGGGCGATAATAGCGACAGTAAAGTGAATCTCTATCCATTAGCTTTGCTAATGGATGAATTGAAGCACGATGATATTTCTAATAGGGTTgaagcaatgaaaaaacTGGACACCATTGCTTTAGCCTTGGGCGTTCAAAGGACGCGTGATGAATTGATTCCATTTCTAACCGAAGTGGCTCaggatgatgaagatgaagtgTTTGCAGTCTTGGCTGAACAATTAGGTAATTTTGTGCCGTTTGTTGGAGGTAGAAAATATGCCACTCTGCTATTGCCTGCTTTGGAGATTCTTGCATCAACCGAAGAGACGTTGGTGAGAGAAAAAGCAGTTGATTCATTAAATATGGTAGCCGAACAGTTGACTGAGGAACAATTGCTGCATGATTTTGTGCCTTTGATTGAAAATCTTGCCACCAATGAATGgttttcttccaaagtaTCAGCTTGTGGGTTGTTCAAAGCAGTTTTCGTTAGAATTCAGGATGATAAGTTTAGAAAAGATTTGTTATCGTTGTTCTTGCAATTGATACAGGATGATACTCCAATGGTTAGAAGAGCTGCGGGCAGAAACTTACCTACCCTTGTTGACCAATTGACTGAGCATCCAGAATTGTCAACAGATGACGAATGGGACTATATCTCTAGTATGTTCCAAAGATTGGTCAATGATTCTCAGGATTCGGTGAAATTTTTGGCTGTTGATGTCTTGATCtcaatcttgaaatttttcaataagaaaaaggaCTTCACACATACGAAGGATCTATTACAATCTTCCATTCAATTAATCGGGGACGAAGCATGGAGAGTTAGGTACATGGCTGCTGATAGATTCGAGGAACTTGCTTCTCAGTTCGTTTCGAATCCACAATATGTCAGCGAATTGTTAGAACCATTCTTAGCTTTGTGTCAAGATAACGAAAGTGATGTCAGGAAAGCCATCGCAAAACAAATTCCTGGCTACGCAAAATTGCTTAATGACCCATCTGTTATCTTAAATAGAATTATACCTGCTGCTCAGAATCTAAGCATCGATGAAACAGAATGTGTAAGGGCTTCTTTGGCTTTGGAGATTACAAACTTGGCGCCTTTGCTACCAAAGCAAGACTCAATGGATAGTTTAGTTCCAATACTTCTACATatgttgaaagatgaattCCCAGATGTCCGTTTGAATATCATTGCCAAATTGAAAATCGTCAATGAATCTGTCGGAATCGAATTTCTATCTGAGAATTTGCTACCCGCCATTACAGAGCTTGCTAAGGACCCCAATTGGAGAGTAAGATTGGCCATTATTGAATATATTCCTCTTCTCGCAGAACAGTTGGGGatggaattctttgattctaaACTAAGTGATTTGTGTCTATCGTGGTTGTGGGACGGTGTTTACTCTATCAGAAGTGCTGCTATCACAAATCTAAGTAAACTAACTGAAATCTTTGGTTCAGATTGGgcacaagaagaaatcatttcTCGTTTACTAAAGTCGGACACTCAACTGTTAGAAAACTTCAACTATAGAATCACTCTACTATTTGCATTAACTGGGTTGGTCCCCGTTGTCTCCACAGACGTTGTTGTCGAAAAGATTCTACCATTCGTAAATCACTTATCCACAGATAACGTTCCAAACATTAGATTTAACGTTGCAAAGTTCTACGCTGTCATCGTAGAAGCGTTAACGAAAAATACTAATAAGAATCACATTGAACTAATCAATAATACCATTATTCCAACACTAGAAAAACTATGTCAAGATCCTGATGTCGACGTAAGGTTTTTCTCTGCACAGAGTTTAGAAAAATGTAAATCCTTCTTGTCCTAA
- a CDS encoding endonuclease III domain-containing protein (similar to uniprot|Q08214 Saccharomyces cerevisiae YOL043C NTG2 DNA N-glycosylase and apurinic/apyrimidinic (AP) lyase): protein MTRAKRPRVNVEVELETVSKYFKKEPEDQVVVKVEGNHDIKTDPEIEAIKTMGTDEYFKYVQKFTNDDISLNRKLQIEDNPNMPSNFVSIYSKVRFMRSMIKTPVDNVGCAMLPITINGVFGISKSNMQPKNYRLQLLVSLMLSSQTKDEVNAKAMHNIMEYCMEELGDPEGITLGSLLKIEEKILDKEIYSVGFHTRKASYIKKAAVMLRDQFDGDVPTTIEGFMSLPGVGPKMGYLALQKSWAKIDGIGVDVHVDRLAKMWKWVDPKVCKTPEHTRKQLESWLPRSLWYEINPVLVGFGQVLCMPRSKRCELCLVNDICPGVDKKLLKLVGLELEDTVKNSNRGDYTEWINYLRKERAAELSQNEIDDVDRSAETTSTESNTEVKTEDN, encoded by the coding sequence ATGACAAGGGCTAAGAGACCAAGAGTTAATGTTGAAGTGGAATTAGAAACTGTGtcgaaatatttcaagaaggaaCCTGAAGACCAAGTGGTAGTTAAGGTGGAAGGTAACCATGACATTAAAACGGATCCCGAAATCGAGGCAATAAAAACTATGGGTACAGATGAGTACTTTAAATATGTGCAAAAATTCACTAATGATGACATCTCCCTTAATAGAAAGCTTCAGATCGAGGACAACCCTAATATGCCTTCGAATTTTGTGTCGATATACTCGAAAGTAAGGTTTATGAGATCGATGATAAAGACTCCAGTAGACAATGTTGGATGTGCAATGCTGCCAATTACCATAAACGGTGTATTTGGAATATCAAAGTCAAATATGCAACCTAAGAACTACAGATTACAACTTTtagtttctttgatgttaTCTTCACAGACCAAAGATGAGGTAAATGCCAAGGCTATGCATAATATAATGGAATATTGTATGGAGGAGTTAGGTGATCCGGAAGGTATCACCTTGGGCTCGTTACTCAAGATTGAGGAGAAAATTCTagacaaagaaatttaCAGCGTTGGGTTCCACACAAGGAAAGCTTCCTACATTAAAAAGGCTGCTGTCATGCTCCGAGATCAATTTGACGGTGATGTACCCACCACAATAGAAGGCTTCATGTCATTACCGGGAGTAGGACCGAAAATGGGATATTTAGCTTTACAAAAATCGTGGGCCAAGATCGATGGTATTGGGGTTGATGTTCATGTTGATAGGCTTGCAAAGATGTGGAAGTGGGTTGATCCTAAAGTCTGTAAGACACCTGAACATACTAGAAAACAGTTAGAGTCATGGCTACCGAGATCTTTGTGGTATGAAATAAATCCAGTATTGGTGGGCTTTGGACAGGTACTCTGCATGCCAAGGAGCAAAAGGTGTGAATTATGTCTTGTGAACGATATTTGCCCAGGGGTTGACAAAAAATTACTGAAACTAGTCGGTTTGGAGCTTGAAGATACGGTGAAGAACAGCAACAGGGGTGATTACACGGAATGGATAAATTACCTTAGAAAAGAGAGAGCAGCTGAACTCTCGCAGAATGAGATTGATGATGTGGATAGAAGTGCGGAAACTACCTCTACGGAATCGAATACTGAAGTGAAAACCGAGGATAACTGA
- the NGL1 gene encoding RNA exonuclease (similar to uniprot|Q08213 Saccharomyces cerevisiae YOL042W), translating into MFGRKLLPVLKKLPGKTKIKTPSSSIQGPFNDRFTMLTYNMLSPYYMWPQVYTYVKDEYKDWDYRHRLLEHELFYKYKSDIICLQELTTNDYNEFWKKQMMNRMNYGSNFTAKTPPKYWTKPLECMDGVGIFYNLDKFEYLFSSSLYLNDLVGTFDQQELHYLTHHNITLTNGAGDVIGEDSLYNVAKARNQVCLFVMLRHRESKSIIVVINTHLYWKYDEVKLVQCLIIMRKLQRIIKGLLMGIEGVTYSNVKILFSGDFNSSRDSLVIKFLNGKIIKHGDINLQNPMRAYLSHSIYDDIPEDAYVHTCYSGKLKGIFDYIWFHPGDFEVEKVLSGQEVSKELTHLNDFGLPNKYHPSDHIPVLTELRIL; encoded by the coding sequence ATGTTTGGACGGAAACTTTTACCAgtattgaagaagcttcCTGGTAAGACAAAAATTAAGACCCCTTCGTCATCAATCCAAGGACCATTCAATGACAGATTTACTATGTTGACATACAATATGCTATCCCCGTATTACATGTGGCCACAGGTGTATACATATGTGAAGGATGAATATAAGGATTGGGATTATCGACATAGGCTGCTGGAACATGAGCTATTTTACAAGTACAAGTCAGATATTATTTGTTTGCAGGAATTGACTACAAACGATTACAATgagttttggaagaaacaaatgatgaataGAATGAACTACGGGTCCAACTTCACCGCAAAGACACCTCCCAAATATTGGACGAAGCCTTTGGAATGTATGGATGGGGTAGGAATTTTTTACAATTTGGATAAGTTCGAGTACCTGTTTTCCAGCAGTTTATATCTCAATGATCTTGTTGGAACGTTTGATCAACAGGAGTTACACTACTTAACCCATCATAATATTACACTCACAAATGGTGCGGGTGATGTTATTGGCGAAGATAGTTTATATAATGTGGCTAAGGCAAGAAACCAAGTGTGTCTTTTCGTAATGTTACGGCATAGGGAAAGTAAATCGATAATCGTGGTAATTAATACACACTTATATTGGAAATACGATGAAGTCAAATTAGTACAATGTTTGATCATTATGCGGAAACTTCAACGGATAATTAAAGGTCTTTTAATGGGGATTGAAGGAGTTACTTACTCGAATGTCAAGATTTTGTTTAGCGGAGATTTCAATTCGTCACGAGATTCTCTTGTCATCAAGTTTTTAAACGGAAAAATAATCAAGCATGGAGACATTAACCTGCAAAATCCAATGAGAGCTTATTTGAGCCATTCCATCTACGACGATATCCCTGAAGACGCTTACGTCCACACATGTTATTCAGGCAAACTTAAGGGCATTTTCGACTATATATGGTTCCATCCAGGAGATTTTGAAGTGGAAAAAGTACTCAGCGGCCAAGAAGTATCAAAAGAACTAACCCATCTAAATGATTTCGGTCTCCCTAATAAATATCATCCGAGTGATCATATTCCTGTTTTAACGGAACTAAGAATACTATGA
- a CDS encoding uncharacterized protein (conserved hypothetical protein): MNHILLQTLNKDVSTPQIQQQQLKPLQQQAGTSNRVGSGVAFLMGDPVVRDARMRLDIKKSFCDDHMFYPESKFGWSTVASNTNASAYIPVGVRSYGLSTYNQRVSQHTNLGGGVDISDTNSNGLAGPVPHNTRHVYTGQNFNSMEQHKQQQQVNPYLLSNNVQQSFNINDNQQSYYGRSMKNGSSNSSNNYNTNSLGGSHTINNKW, encoded by the coding sequence ATGAATCATATTTTGTTACAAACCTTGAACAAGGATGTTTCGACACCACAGAtacagcagcaacaactCAAGCCTCTGCAACAACAGGCAGGCACTAGTAACCGGGTAGGATCTGGTGTGGCTTTCCTCATGGGTGACCCAGTGGTCAGAGATGCTAGGATGAGGCTAGACATCAAGAAGTCATTTTGTGATGACCATATGTTCTACCCTGAAAGCAAGTTTGGCTGGTCAACAGTGGCAAGCAACACCAATGCGAGCGCATACATTCCTGTAGGGGTGCGTTCTTATGGTTTATCAACATACAATCAAAGAGTTTCTCAGCATACGAACTTGGGCGGCGGTGTAGATATTAGTGACACAAATTCGAACGGATTGGCAGGACCGGTTCCTCACAACACCCGTCATGTGTATACGGGGCAGAACTTCAATAGCATGGAACAGCAcaagcaacaacagcaagTTAACCCTTATCTGCTGTCCAATAACGTCCAGCAGTCCTTTAACATCAACGATAACCAACAAAGCTATTACGGTAGAAGTATGAAAAATGGCAGTAGCAATAGCAGCAACAATTATAATACCAATAGTCTTGGAGGATCGCATACCATCAATAACAAATGGTAA
- the SYN8 gene encoding syntaxin (similar to uniprot|P31377 Saccharomyces cerevisiae YAL014C SYN8 Endosomal SNARE related to mammalian syntaxin 8) — translation MNGLKVEYEIDKLIEIVDERDRLMDVLHMQPSKNDNIKLKKHINHTLDLLKDYEDDVPFSEDDRFNHQIKTYNDIIEGLPETVIDKELYRFKRKPNLRETKKVRFKDGLVEEHKEPEQKFKPYKDDESSSTVVDDLLEVKRKELFGNQETGTPKYNISPQVSNQDIFIQQQQQLMEQESHLENLSSSINRTQGISIEINDEVEQQNEHLLTDIERQVDRSESHLQRAGRRLNAYEATAREKGPCFLIVILSIILFLLVII, via the coding sequence atgaatgGTTTGAAGGTCGAATATGAAATCGATAAATTAATAGAGATTGTGGATGAGAGAGACAGGTTAATGGATGTCCTTCACATGCAACCATCTAAAAATGATAACATAAAACTTAAGAAACATATAAACCATACACTTGATTTGCTCAAAGAttatgaagatgatgtacccttttctgaagatgatagATTTAATCATCAGATTAAAACTTataatgatatcattgaagGCTTGCCAGAAACAGTCATTGACAAGGAACTCTAtagattcaaaagaaagcCTAATCTgagagaaacaaagaaggTACGGTTTAAAGACGGATTAGTTGAAGAGCATAAAGAACCCGAACAGAAGTTTAAACCATATAAAGATGATGAGTCTTCATCTACAGTTGTAGATGATTTATTGGAGGTCAAGAGAAAGGAATTATTTGGAAATCAAGAGACAGGAACTCCAAAATACAATATTTCTCCACAAGTTTCAAATCAGgatattttcattcaacaacagcagcaattGATGGAACAAGAGAGCCATCTAGAAAACCTGTCAAGTTCTATTAATAGGACACAAGGAATATCTATCGAGATTAACGATGAGGTAGAACAGCAAAATGAACATCTCTTAACGGATATTGAGCGCCAAGTAGATCGAAGTGAAAGTCATTTACAAAGGGCTGGGAGAAGACTTAATGCTTACGAAGCAACAGCTCGTGAGAAAGGCCCTTGCTTCCTAATTGTGATTCTTTCTATAATACTATTCCTTTTAGTTATAATTTGA
- the NOP12 gene encoding rRNA-processing protein NOP12 (similar to uniprot|Q08208 Saccharomyces cerevisiae YOL041C): MSALNNLFGNSKSDAAGTSSIAALFSKPNHVDERKVKSKARTVLTEPEQDKDEQEEENVQESASTVSEGVEKEQEEQEEQPKKKKKKTKKNDEENDNLEVQYYSKVLGDSKSKDEPKDEPKDDSSDSDNEDEATAVDKSSITGTESESAKVINLKEKELAKAERTIFIGNVPNEVITSKKVYKEFKKLLSKDPRSENDDHDDGEEDEEEEESKTKDVKFNVESIRFRSIAFEEALPRKVAFVHQKLHKSRDSINAYAVYGSSNPVKIMCQYLNGKVFNDHHLRVDSVTHPSPHDKRRSVFVGNLDFEEVEESLWKHFEPCGDIEYVRIIRDSKTNMGKGFAYVQFKDFQSVSKALLLHEKKIHEGKKARKLRISRCKNMRKAQGNQSSLQNNKLNDQQRTKLGRAKKVLGKADRAKLGEELTIEGLRASKGETTPVLKRTKNRSKTGRVTKRSIAFKKQNAQ, encoded by the coding sequence ATGTCCGCATTGAACAATTTATTTGGAAATTCCAAATCAGACGCGGCAGGTACATCATCGATTGCAGCGTTATTCTCCAAACCTAATCATGTCGATGAGCGTAAAGTAAAGTCGAAAGCTAGGACTGTGCTAACTGAGCCTGAACAGGATAAggatgaacaagaagaagagaatgTCCAGGAAAGTGCTTCTACTGTCTCCGAAGGAGTAGAGAAAGAACAGGAAGAACAGGAAGAACAgccgaagaagaaaaagaagaagaccaagaagaatgatgaagagaatgatAATTTGGAAGTTCAATATTATTCTAAGGTATTAGGTGATTCTAAATCTAAAGATGAACCTAAGGATGAACCTAAGGACGACTCTTCCGATAgtgataatgaagatgaagcaaCTGCAGTCGATAAGTCTTCGATTACCGGCACGGAATCTGAATCTGCTAAAgttatcaatttgaaagaaaaggaactAGCCAAGGCTGAGAGAACAATTTTTATTGGGAATGTACCAAATGAGGTTATcacatcaaagaaagtttACAAAGAATTTAAGAAACTTCTCTCCAAGGATCCCCGTAGCGAGAATGATGACCACGATGACggagaagaagacgaagaagaagaagaaagtaAGACAAAAGATGTTAAGTTTAATGTGGAAAGTATCAGATTCAGATCCATTGCATTCGAAGAAGCATTGCCAAGAAAAGTTGCATTTGTTCATCAAAAGCTTCACAAATCTAGAGATTCGATCAACGCATATGCCGTATATGGGAGCTCCAATCCGGTCAAGATTATGTGCCAATATCTGAACGGTAAAGTGTTCAACGACCATCATTTGAGAGTGGATTCGGTTACACACCCCTCCCCACATGATAAGAGAAGATCAGTCTTCGTGGGTAATTTggattttgaagaagtggaagaaaGTCTCTGGAAGCACTTTGAACCTTGTGGTGACATTGAATATGTTCGTATTATTCGTGATTCAAAGACGAACATGGGTAAAGGTTTCGCATACGTTCAATTTAAGGACTTCCAATCAGTGAGTAAAGCGTTACTACTacatgaaaagaagatccatGAAGGTAAGAAGGCCAGAAAGCTAAGAATTTCTAGATGCAAGAATATGAGAAAGGCCCAAGGAAACCAATCTTCCCTacaaaataataaattaaACGACCAACAAAGGACAAAACTGGGAAGAGCTAAGAAGGTGTTAGGTAAGGCTGATAGGGCTAAGCTAGGTGAAGAGTTGACAATTGAGGGTTTAAGAGCTTCAAAGGGAGAAACCACCCCTGTACtaaaaagaacaaagaacagATCAAAGACAGGAAGAGTTACTAAGCGTTCGATAGCttttaagaaacaaaatgCTCAATAA
- the DEP1 gene encoding Rpd3L histone deacetylase complex subunit DEP1 (similar to uniprot|Q758U6 Ashbya gossypii AEL344W and some similarities with YAL013W uniprot|P31385 Saccharomyces cerevisiae YAL013W DEP1 Transcriptional modulator involved in the regulation of structural genes involved in phospholipid biosynthesis also participates in regulation of metabolically unrelated genes as well as maintenance of mating efficiency and sporulation): MEPERNKNNSVEAASEIDDHNTRSAPTTKLTKEVLEKIASDSDSVNFNANSYSRKSKSGSPSKVGTLEYDDNSTSGLSKVTSPEHPNSVSLSDIYISSDAETEKMDLEEDESRVKLSEMASNSIESNGNDKSKQNDDNLSKTVKQEYINNGVGSYIQESAPKLATPSKDEGPIVQQDKPAETEPEPVPYEDDAVADTDHTTEPNKLALSQNQDEVSVPAEGGSQEETIANDEQEQHAPVVEEQANDNEIKSQEESEVSLKHNREEEQQSLENGSEHVKSEQVFKKPKLPTESKSGHYEDEHETHENGDHDVDIDADAEAEDDGTLESEVEDNNEDEEEELEPEMDAVEEDNDEKQQTDTPGVDSTDNGLSPMEKERIRQDALAELTNIEVEFAQLRQSLYENKLSKLQNELQMCLDGSHPQLQTYYQKIASIRDFKLKRMYQRQKYELECIDTETRATRTFIHQDFYRKVSDLKHKLLGNTTQKWYDINKERREMDVVVPEVNYHVPIKISNKSLSCITGYAAPANLRRPGDLLSEDLLCENINFRYHNNPVDKLEVIVDRMRFNNELSDLDGIRKFYGGFPGAPELGGLKDSEIHEDLAGIQHQQ; encoded by the coding sequence ATGGAGCCAgagagaaacaaaaataacAGTGTAGAGGCTGCGAGTGAGATTGACGATCATAATACCAGATCTGCCCCCACTACGAAACTTACCAAAGAAGTTTTAGAGAAGATTGCTTCGGATTCTGATTCTGTTAATTTTAACGCAAATAGTTATTCAAGGAAATCGAAATCAGGGAGTCCCTCAAAGGTTGGTACATTAGAATACGACGATAACAGTACCAGTGGATTATCTAAGGTCACTTCTCCAGAACATCCAAACTCAGTCTCTCTATCGGACATATACATCTCATCAGACGCTGAGACCGAAAAGATGGATTTAGAAGAGGACGAATCACGTGTCAAACTATCGGAAATGGCATCCAATTCGATTGAAAGTAACGGTAATGACAAAAGtaaacaaaatgatgataatcTTTCGAAGACTGTAAAACAAGAGTACATCAATAATGGTGTCGGTAGTTATATTCAAGAATCTGCCCCTAAACTTGCTACTCCTTCAAAAGATGAGGGACCAATCGTTCAGCAAGATAAACCAGCCGAAACAGAACCTGAACCAGTACCGTATGAAGATGACGCTGTTGCTGATACAGATCATACAACAGAGCCAAATAAACTTGCACTAAGCCAAAACCAGGACGAAGTATCTGTACCTGCCGAAGGAGGCAgtcaagaagaaacaattgcaaacgatgaacaagaacagcATGCTCCGGTAGTAGAGGAGCAGGCGAATGATAACGAGATCAAATCGCAAGAAGAATCAGAAGTGTCTTTAAAGCATAACCGTGAAGAAGAGCAACAGTCCCTAGAGAACGGCTCGGAGCATGTCAAGTCTGAACAGGTGTTCAAGAAACCGAAATTACCTACTGAGTCAAAATCAGGTCACTATGAAGACGAGCATGAAACGCATGAAAACGGAGATCATGATGTTGATATCGACGCGGATGCAGAAGCTGAGGATGATGGTACTCTAGAAAGTGAGGTTGAGGACAAtaatgaggatgaagaggaagaattAGAACCCGAAATGGACGcagtagaagaagataatgatgagaaaCAACAGACAGATACACCTGGCGTCGATTCTACCGATAATGGACTATCGCCCATGGAGAAGGAAAGGATAAGACAAGACGCTTTGGCAGAACTAACAAATATTGAAGTCGAATTTGCTCAATTGCGACAGAGTCTATATGAAAACAAGCTGAGCAAATTACAGAATGAGCTACAGATGTGTCTAGATGGATCACATCCTCAACTACAGACTTATTATCAGAAGATTGCTTCGATACGGGACTTTAAGCTAAAGAGAATGTACCAAAGGCAAAAGTATGAGCTGGAGTGCATAGATACCGAAACTAGGGCGACAAGAACGTTTATTCATCAAGATTTCTACAGAAAGGTCTCAGATTTGAAACATAAGTTATTAGGAAACACAACCCAGAAGTGGTATGACATCAATAAAGAGAGACGTGAAATGGACGTTGTTGTACCTGAAGTAAATTATCACGTTCCAAtaaaaatttcaaataaatctttGAGTTGTATAACCGGATACGCAGCTCCTGCCAATCTGAGACGTCCAGGCGACTTGTTATCAGAAGATTTATTAtgtgaaaatatcaatttcagatATCATAACAACCCTGTCGATAAGTTAGAAGTCATTGTAGACAGAATGAGGTTTAATAATGAATTGAGCGACTTAGATGGTATAAGGAAATTCTATGGAGGATTCCCAGGTGCTCCTGAACTTGGTGGTTTAAAAGATTCTGAAATTCATGAGGATCTTGCAGGAATACAGCATCAACAATAG
- the RPS15 gene encoding 40S ribosomal protein uS19 (highly similar to uniprot|Q01855 Saccharomyces cerevisiae YOL040C), whose translation MSEAAAPRKRSFKTYSYKGVDLEKLLEMPTEDFVKLAPARVRRKFARGLSEKPAGLMKKLRAAKLSAPENEKPAVVRTHLRNMIIVPEMIGSVVGVYNGKVFNQVEIRPEMVGHYLGEFSITYTPVRHGRAGATTSRFIPLR comes from the coding sequence ATGTCTGAAGCCGCTGctccaagaaagagatcCTTCAAGACCTACTCTTACAAGGGTGTTGACCTAGAAAAGTTGTTGGAAATGCCAACTGAAGACTTCGTTAAGTTGGCCCCAGCCAGAGTTAGAAGAAAGTTCGCTCGTGGTTTGTCTGAAAAGCCAGCTGgtttgatgaagaagttgagaGCTGCTAAATTGTCTGCTccagaaaatgaaaagcCAGCTGTTGTCAGAACTCACTTGAGAAACATGATCATCGTTCCAGAAATGATTGGTTCTGTTGTTGGTGTTTACAACGGTAAGGTCTTCAACCAAGTCGAAATCAGACCTGAAATGGTCGGTCACTACTTGGGTGAATTCTCTATCACCTACACTCCAGTTAGACATGGTAGAGCTGGTGCCACCACCTCTCGTTTCATCCCATTGAGATAA
- the RPP2A gene encoding ribosomal protein P2 alpha (highly similar to uniprot|P05319 Saccharomyces cerevisiae YOL039W RPP2A Ribosomal protein P2 alpha a component of the ribosomal stalk which is involved in the interaction between translational elongation factors and the ribosome regulates the accumulation of P1 (Rpp1Ap and Rpp1Bp) in the cytoplasm) — MKYLAAYLLLNAAGNTPSSDNVKAVLESVGIEVEEEKVSSLLSALEGKSVEELIAEGTEKLASVPASSGAAASGAAASGASEAAAEEAPESEKEESDDDMGFGLFD, encoded by the coding sequence ATGAAGTACTTGGCCGCTTACTTGTTATTAAACGCCGCTGGCAACACCCCATCCTCTGACAATGTCAAGGCTGTTTTAGAATCCGTTGGAAtcgaagttgaagaagaaaaggtttcttctttgttgtcCGCTTTGGAAGGTAAGtctgttgaagaacttaTCGCTGAAGGTACCGAAAAGTTGGCCTCTGTCCcagcttcttctggtgCTGCTGCCTCTGGTGCTGCTGCTTCCGGTGCTTCcgaagctgctgctgaagaagCTCCAGAATCCGAAAAGGAAGAATCTGATGACGACATGGGTTTCGGTCTATTCGATTAA
- a CDS encoding uncharacterized protein (no similarity): MSSGAHFFSMKICGALLMISHVHVQLYRHTGSSSDRQGGNLQKWIQRPREFDSNCGFGKAALAASFWVSNDKRIFPTEFSHFFPAFELASARTGTSGGTVDL, encoded by the coding sequence ATGTCTTCTGGAgctcatttcttttccatgAAAATATGTGGCGctttgttgatgatatcgCATGTTCACGTGCAATTGTACAGACACACAGGCAGCTCTAGTGACAGACAGGGAGGCAACTTACAGAAATGGATCCAAAGGCCAAGGGAATTCGATTCCAATTGCGGATTTGGTAAGGCTGCTTTGGCTGCTTCGTTTTGGGTCTCGAATGACAAACGAATTTTTCCCACTGAGTTCtctcatttctttcctgCATTTGAGCTCGCATCTGCAAGAACTGGAACTTCTGGAGGCACAGTTGATTTATAA